The proteins below are encoded in one region of Chrysemys picta bellii isolate R12L10 chromosome 4, ASM1138683v2, whole genome shotgun sequence:
- the LOC135983242 gene encoding uncharacterized protein LOC135983242, which produces MKDRGHNRDAQQCRVKIKELRQAYHKAREANGRSGAELQTCCFYAELHAMLGGAATTTTIVCFDSINGESRNREAGLGYEEDDDEDNEDSSQQGSGETSFPNNQDMFITLDLEPVTPELTQGVLPDPEGTQGTSAANVSPSQRLVKIRMRKRRTRDDMFSELQVSSHADRAQQNAWRQSMSECKKAQYEREERWRAESRDEQSKWRAEEGKWRQLADRRQELMLRLLEHQTEMLQHMVELQERQQEQRPPLQPLCNQQPSSPGSIASSPRRPRTRWGGASGHPVTPPRMIARASEVWPSISFKLQCVLFLPSSPTPPGLPWQLSP; this is translated from the exons atgaaggacagaggccataacagggacgcacagcagtgccgcgtgaaaattaaggagctaaggcaagcctaccacaaagccagagaggcaaacggaaggtctggggcagagctgcaaacatgctgcttctacgcggagctgcatgccatgctagggggtgcagccaccactaccacaatcgtgtgctttgactccatcaatggagaatcacgcaacagggaagcgggtttggggtatgaggaagatgacgatgaagacaatgaagatagctcacaacaaggaagcggagaaaccagtttccccaacaaccaggatatgtttatcaccctggacctggaaccagtaacccccgaactcacccaaggcgtgctcccagaccctgagggcacacaaggaacctctg ctgcaaatgtttctccttcacagaggctagtgaagattagaatgagaaaacggcggactcgggatgatatgttctcggagctccaggtgtcctcccacgctgacagagcacagcagaatgcgtggaggcagtcaatgtcagagtgcaaaaaagcacaatatgaacgagaggagaggtggcgggctgaatcgcgggatgaacagagcaagtggcgggctgaagagggtaagtggcgtcagcttgctgacagaaggcaagagttgatgctccggctgctagagcatcaaactgaaatgctccagcatatggttgagctgcaggaaaggcagcaggagcagagaccgccgctacagcccctatgtaaccaacagccctcctccccaggttccatagcctcctcacccagacgcccaagaacgcggtgggggggggcctccggccacccagtcactccaccccggatgattgcccgagcatcagaagtctggccttcaataagttttaaactgcagtgtgtccttttccttccctcctcccccacccctcccgggctaccttggcagttatccccctag
- the C4H14orf28 gene encoding uncharacterized protein C14orf28 homolog isoform X1: MLLVQYINTFPLNRRMKTLFEEIKASIKNNYDPDRSFWRPVLPWGGVFTIKAGRKAVSCTPLYVEINLKNTCTIDGFLMLLYVILHENEHFPKELSLHLGREFVDYFLYLMDSYNFTTVKLLWIWDKMEKQQYKSEVHKASLEIDLFGNEHDNFTKNLESLMSTIQESYCSNLRCPTRMQEDLHRTININPPQEIPHGDLIQRAVDELFCSRIELCDQYGCNGLREFTQRVFCHGAPPFVVLNMQQWKPEELAYVPYHLDLSDHKYLLEGATWFNKEEHHYSAAFQIDGYWIHYDGLRNVNLILLNKPPEFLLLSSLVYIRAAENK; the protein is encoded by the exons ATGCTCTTGGTACAATATATTAATACTTTTCCTCTTAATCGCAGGATGAAGACACTGTTTGAGGAGATCAAAGcatcaattaaaaataattatgatCCAGACCGCTCATTTTGGAGGCCTGTGCTCCCTTGGGGAGGGGTTTTTACTATCAAAGCTGGCCGGAAAGCTGTATCTTGCACACCACTTTATGttgaaataaatctgaaaaatacTTGCACTATCGATGGATTCTTGATGTTGTTGTATGTCATTCTGCATGAAAATGAACACTTCCCCAAGGAGCTCTCCCTTCATTTAGGTAGAGAGTTTGTCGACTACTTTCTTTACTTAATGGACTCCTATAATTTTACAACAGTGAAGCTGCTTTGGATTTGGGACAAGATGGAGAAGCAACAGTACAAATCTGAAGTTCACAAAGCTTCACTGGAAATCGATTTATTTGGAAATGAGCATGATAACTTTACAAAGAATCTAGAAAGTCTCATGTCTACCATTCAAGAGAGCTACTGTTCAAATTTGAGGTGTCCAACTCGTATGCAGGAAGATCTGCATAGAACAATTAACATAAA TCCTCCCCAAGAAATTCCTCATGGAGACTTGATTCAGCGGGCAGTAGATGAATTATTCTGTTCCAGGATTGAGCTCTGTGACCAGTATGG ATGTAATGGGTTAAGAGAATTCACCCAGAGAgttttctgccatggggcaccgccttttgttgttttaaatatgcAGCAATGGAAGCCAGAAGAACTGGCATATGTACCATATCATTTGGATTTATCTGATCACAA GTACTTATTGGAAGGTGCCACGTGGTTTAATAAAGAGGAGCATCATTATTCTGCAGCTTTCCAGATTGATGGGTATTGGATACACTACGATGGCCTCCGAaatgtcaacttaattttgttaaataaaccCCCAGAATTTCTTCTTTTGTCATCTCTAGTTTATATTAGAGCAGCAGAGAATAAATAA
- the C4H14orf28 gene encoding uncharacterized protein C14orf28 homolog isoform X3, with the protein MKTLFEEIKASIKNNYDPDRSFWRPVLPWGGVFTIKAGRKAVSCTPLYVEINLKNTCTIDGFLMLLYVILHENEHFPKELSLHLGREFVDYFLYLMDSYNFTTVKLLWIWDKMEKQQYKSEVHKASLEIDLFGNEHDNFTKNLESLMSTIQESYCSNLRCPTRMQEDLHRTININPPQEIPHGDLIQRAVDELFCSRIELCDQYGCNGLREFTQRVFCHGAPPFVVLNMQQWKPEELAYVPYHLDLSDHKYLLEGATWFNKEEHHYSAAFQIDGYWIHYDGLRNVNLILLNKPPEFLLLSSLVYIRAAENK; encoded by the exons ATGAAGACACTGTTTGAGGAGATCAAAGcatcaattaaaaataattatgatCCAGACCGCTCATTTTGGAGGCCTGTGCTCCCTTGGGGAGGGGTTTTTACTATCAAAGCTGGCCGGAAAGCTGTATCTTGCACACCACTTTATGttgaaataaatctgaaaaatacTTGCACTATCGATGGATTCTTGATGTTGTTGTATGTCATTCTGCATGAAAATGAACACTTCCCCAAGGAGCTCTCCCTTCATTTAGGTAGAGAGTTTGTCGACTACTTTCTTTACTTAATGGACTCCTATAATTTTACAACAGTGAAGCTGCTTTGGATTTGGGACAAGATGGAGAAGCAACAGTACAAATCTGAAGTTCACAAAGCTTCACTGGAAATCGATTTATTTGGAAATGAGCATGATAACTTTACAAAGAATCTAGAAAGTCTCATGTCTACCATTCAAGAGAGCTACTGTTCAAATTTGAGGTGTCCAACTCGTATGCAGGAAGATCTGCATAGAACAATTAACATAAA TCCTCCCCAAGAAATTCCTCATGGAGACTTGATTCAGCGGGCAGTAGATGAATTATTCTGTTCCAGGATTGAGCTCTGTGACCAGTATGG ATGTAATGGGTTAAGAGAATTCACCCAGAGAgttttctgccatggggcaccgccttttgttgttttaaatatgcAGCAATGGAAGCCAGAAGAACTGGCATATGTACCATATCATTTGGATTTATCTGATCACAA GTACTTATTGGAAGGTGCCACGTGGTTTAATAAAGAGGAGCATCATTATTCTGCAGCTTTCCAGATTGATGGGTATTGGATACACTACGATGGCCTCCGAaatgtcaacttaattttgttaaataaaccCCCAGAATTTCTTCTTTTGTCATCTCTAGTTTATATTAGAGCAGCAGAGAATAAATAA
- the C4H14orf28 gene encoding uncharacterized protein C14orf28 homolog isoform X2 has translation MMKTLFEEIKASIKNNYDPDRSFWRPVLPWGGVFTIKAGRKAVSCTPLYVEINLKNTCTIDGFLMLLYVILHENEHFPKELSLHLGREFVDYFLYLMDSYNFTTVKLLWIWDKMEKQQYKSEVHKASLEIDLFGNEHDNFTKNLESLMSTIQESYCSNLRCPTRMQEDLHRTININPPQEIPHGDLIQRAVDELFCSRIELCDQYGCNGLREFTQRVFCHGAPPFVVLNMQQWKPEELAYVPYHLDLSDHKYLLEGATWFNKEEHHYSAAFQIDGYWIHYDGLRNVNLILLNKPPEFLLLSSLVYIRAAENK, from the exons AT GATGAAGACACTGTTTGAGGAGATCAAAGcatcaattaaaaataattatgatCCAGACCGCTCATTTTGGAGGCCTGTGCTCCCTTGGGGAGGGGTTTTTACTATCAAAGCTGGCCGGAAAGCTGTATCTTGCACACCACTTTATGttgaaataaatctgaaaaatacTTGCACTATCGATGGATTCTTGATGTTGTTGTATGTCATTCTGCATGAAAATGAACACTTCCCCAAGGAGCTCTCCCTTCATTTAGGTAGAGAGTTTGTCGACTACTTTCTTTACTTAATGGACTCCTATAATTTTACAACAGTGAAGCTGCTTTGGATTTGGGACAAGATGGAGAAGCAACAGTACAAATCTGAAGTTCACAAAGCTTCACTGGAAATCGATTTATTTGGAAATGAGCATGATAACTTTACAAAGAATCTAGAAAGTCTCATGTCTACCATTCAAGAGAGCTACTGTTCAAATTTGAGGTGTCCAACTCGTATGCAGGAAGATCTGCATAGAACAATTAACATAAA TCCTCCCCAAGAAATTCCTCATGGAGACTTGATTCAGCGGGCAGTAGATGAATTATTCTGTTCCAGGATTGAGCTCTGTGACCAGTATGG ATGTAATGGGTTAAGAGAATTCACCCAGAGAgttttctgccatggggcaccgccttttgttgttttaaatatgcAGCAATGGAAGCCAGAAGAACTGGCATATGTACCATATCATTTGGATTTATCTGATCACAA GTACTTATTGGAAGGTGCCACGTGGTTTAATAAAGAGGAGCATCATTATTCTGCAGCTTTCCAGATTGATGGGTATTGGATACACTACGATGGCCTCCGAaatgtcaacttaattttgttaaataaaccCCCAGAATTTCTTCTTTTGTCATCTCTAGTTTATATTAGAGCAGCAGAGAATAAATAA